The genomic window ACAGGTTTAAATTTTTTAAGTACTTTGCTTCCGATAAAGTACAGGATCAGGCAGCAGGCCAGCCAATAGAGGATTCCTGAAAAGGAAGGGGGAGGATCTCCGATCAGTATCCATCTGTATCCTTCCAGCAGGTGCGTGAATGGATTGAGGTCCAGGATCATTGGAAAAGGATCAGCCAGTTTTTCCCTGGAGTAAACTATAGGAGTTGCCCAGAAAAGGGCCTGAAAAGCTACCCCTACAACATGGATAACATCCCTGAAAAAGGTCTGAATTGAGGCAATCAGCATACTCAGTCCG from Bacteroidota bacterium includes these protein-coding regions:
- a CDS encoding ABC transporter permease, producing the protein QVLGTLVFLAVLLVSGNAHYNNLVLFIPLVLSQCLFMYGLSMLIASIQTFFRDVIHVVGVAFQALFWATPIVYSREKLADPFPMILDLNPFTHLLEGYRWILIGDPPPSFSGILYWLACCLILYFIGSKVLKKFKPVILDLI